One window of the Bombus affinis isolate iyBomAffi1 chromosome 10, iyBomAffi1.2, whole genome shotgun sequence genome contains the following:
- the LOC126920833 gene encoding protein spire isoform X4, with amino-acid sequence MTTHKGISTSCEDGLDVSDNEKKANENKEEETSMKRSRCKLDANGRLNLKDILLSFNGPISQEQAWALCYQTAKSLSRLSENNFYELSELSQIVLHKDGDVWLGDLIESEKPRVSEKKAMFSLGMMIFKTLDFGLDEQEERPLSPDLEALITLMTSADQEIEGETEERPQETDDEGIERDSSDADVDEFSSQKSNDMYEERSSVYSLKNVMQLCTRHMQTSMESAEIHYKAVIRALVAEALELSHFLDTVAADKVHASQRESVTDGNKQTSMSVQNLDTLDFIDWTDIRIWRAIQARFWVQVIQELRKGVKLKKVEANLGSKNTTRGRGKGAEFELTPYEILMDDIRKRRYRLRKTPSPTPHLRKDAHAVILEFIRSRPPLKKASERQLPPLQKEWTLRELLMESIKKPPNLRSSRNRYVPKTERISLQSDQIQSTADIKDSESPTVPKPPRRDLDNTNSTTNKRKVIPVDFDLKLDAEDEDDDEDYNDELAVTRFEEEDEGSNYWQLKEDYTFVDRGNARSRHKDQRDDDEASSANPWRKTGGLRLTRNEYHRFCDAQLESYDLATQCPSRRASARKHAARRSIALTALTGTTSLPHSRPQSRTQCTGATESSLSQGPSPNISVNPSPSLSPQPRARQPRRSQTIVEGTKDREDQNEDWQDDKGQKPTLGDMFLDERLSLTLEEIVHIRSVLTKAELESLPVEGRVKEDVEKRRVCFLCLKTRFGLLGPWGQRCRLCERTVCVKCYSKMRIPTEHFAHVPVVLLSPGLLLSPSSSEPDTSKSSWLRGTGAAGSAPASPASRRKDSSLKSVTPSSTPTTTPVLILTPTSTPPSHARRETENQDKRSYKSTGSPANVPSLKAFSSFTSQSSEQRLAAERLRGVSMVVCHDCRIMVIQIIKSSRTTRATIRNNVISRLTLNLSPAYV; translated from the exons atgaCGACGCACAAAGGGATTTCCACGTCGTGTGAGGACGGTCTCGATGTTTCCGATAACGAGAAAAAAGCGAACGAGAATAAAGAAGAGGAGACATCGATGAAAAGGTCGAGGTGCAAACTCGACGCGAACGGTCGACTAAACCTTAAAGATATTCTACTGTCTTTCAATGGACCGATCAGCCAAGAGCAAGCATGGGCCTTGTGTTATCAAACCGCCAAGAGTTTGTCTCGTTTGTCAGAAAACAATTTCTACGAACTTTCGGAGTTATCACAGATCGTCCTTCACAAGGATGGCGATGTTTGGCTTGGCGATCTAATCG AATCGGAAAAACCACGCGTATCCGAGAAAAAG GCAATGTTCTCACTGGGCATGATGATATTCAAAACGCTTGATTTCGGCCTAGATGAACAAGAAGAAAGGCCTTTATCACCGGATTTAGAAGCCCTTATAACATTAATGACAAGTGCCGATCAAG AAATTGAAGGAGAAACGGAAGAACGTCCGCAGGAAACGGACGATGAAGGTATTGAACGTGACTCCAGTGATGCCGATGTAGATGAATTTTCATCGCAAAAAAGTAACGATATGTACGAGGAAAGATCATCGGTGTAttcattaaaaaatgtaatGCAA TTATGTACCAGGCATATGCAAACTTCTATGGAATCTGCTGAAATTCATTATAAGGCTGTAATACGAGCATTGGTAGCAGAGGCTTTGGAACTGTCGCACTTTTTGGATACAGTAGCGGCTGATAAAGTACATGCTAGTCAAAGGGAATCTGTTACTGATGGCAATAAGCAAACCTCGATGTCTGTTCAAAACCTTGATACGTTAGATTTTATCGATTGG ACTGACATTAGGATTTGGAGGGCTATACAA GCAAGATTTTGGGTGCAAGTTATCCAGGAATTAAGAAAAGGTGTAAAGCTAAAAAAAGTGGAAGCTAATTTGGGTTCAAAGAATACTACACGTGGACGTGGAAAGGGAGCTGAGTTTGAATTAACTCCGTATGAAATTTTGATGGACGACATACGAAAAAGGAGGTATCGTTTAAGGAAGACACCATCCCCGACGCCACATTTGCGAAAAGACGCGCATGCTGTCATTCTTGAATTTATTCGGAGTAGACCGCCTTTAAAAAAG GCATCTGAAAGACAGCTGCCACCCTTGCAAAAGGAATGGACTCTCCGGGAATTACTTATGGAGAGTATAAAGAAGCCGCCAAATTTAAGGTCGTCGCGCAATAGATACGTTCCTAAGACCGAAAGAATATCTCTTCAGAGTG ATCAAATCCAAAGTACCGCTGATATCAAGGATAGTGAATCACCTACAGTACCAAAACCTCCTCGAAGGGATTTGGACAACACGAATTCTAcgacaaataaaagaaaagtaatACCTGTAGATTTTGATTTAAAG cTCGATGCGGAAGACGAAGATGATGACGAAGATTACAACGATGAATTGGCAGTAACAAGATTTGAAGAAGAGGATGAAGGATCAAATTACTGGCAACTAAAAGAAGATTACACATTTGTAGATAGGGGTAATGCTCGTAGTAGGCATAAAGATCAAAGGGATGACGACGAAGCAAGTTCTGCTAATCCTTGGCGAAAAACTGGTGGTTTACGTTTGACGAGAAATGAATATCATCGATTTTGTGATGCGCAACTTGAAT CATATGATCTCGCAACACAGTGTCCATCTAGAAGAGCGTCGGCTCGAAAACACGCAGCAAGACGTAGTATAGCACTTACAGCGTTAACTGGTACCACGTCTCTTCCTCACTCAAGGCCACAGAGTCGTACTCAATGTACAGGTGCAACAGAGTCGTCGTTAAGTCAAGGTCCGAGTCCCAATATCAGCGTAAACCCTAGTCCGAGTTTGAGTCCTCAACCGAGAGCAAGACAACCACGACGATCGCAAACCATTGTCGAAGGTACAAAGGATAGAGAAGATCAAAATGAAGACTGGCAAGATGATAAAGGACAG aagCCTACATTAGGTGACATGTTCCTGGATGAAAGACTTTCTTTAACCCTAGAAGAGATTGTGCATATTCGTAGTGTATTAACTAAAGCAGAACTGGAGTCTCTGCCCGTAGAAGGTCGCGTAAAGGAAGATGTAGAAAAGAGGCGCGTTTGTTTCCTCTGCCTAAAAACTAGGTTCGGACTGTTAGGACCATGGGGGCAACGTTGTCGCTTATGTGAGAGGACAGTATGTGTAAAATGTTATTCCAAA ATGCGAATTCCAACAGAACATTTCGCCCACGTTCCGGTAGTTTTATTATCCCCTGGTCTTCTTCTTTCTCCATCATCTTCAGAACCAGATACTAGCAAAAGTTCATGGCTAAGAGGCACTGGTGCAGCTGGATCTGCACCGGCATCACCGGCTTCTAGACGCAAGGATTCATCATTGAAAAGTGTGACACCTTCATCTACGCCTACTACTACACCTGTTTTGATACTTACACCGACTTCCACACCGCCTTCCCATGCTCGTCGCGAAACAGAGAATCAAGATAAAAG GAGTTATAAAAGCACTGGCAGTCCAGCCAATGTGCCATCACTGAAGGCATTCTCCAGTTTCACTAGTCAAAGCTCGGAACAACGATTGGCCGCGGAAAGATTGAGAGGCGTCTCTATGGTAGTCTGTCATGACTGCCGCATTATGGTGATACAGATAATTAAGAGTTCAAGAACAACACGAGCTACGATACGTAACAATGTCATTTCGCGACTTACTTTGAACCTTTCGCCAGCCTATGTTTGA
- the LOC126920833 gene encoding protein spire isoform X5 — protein sequence MFSLGMMIFKTLDFGLDEQEERPLSPDLEALITLMTSADQEIEGETEERPQETDDEGIERDSSDADVDEFSSQKSNDMYEERSSVYSLKNVMQLCTRHMQTSMESAEIHYKAVIRALVAEALELSHFLDTVAADKVHASQRESVTDGNKQTSMSVQNLDTLDFIDWTDIRIWRAIQARFWVQVIQELRKGVKLKKVEANLGSKNTTRGRGKGAEFELTPYEILMDDIRKRRYRLRKTPSPTPHLRKDAHAVILEFIRSRPPLKKASERQLPPLQKEWTLRELLMESIKKPPNLRSSRNRYVPKTERISLQSDQIQSTADIKDSESPTVPKPPRRDLDNTNSTTNKRKVIPVDFDLKLDAEDEDDDEDYNDELAVTRFEEEDEGSNYWQLKEDYTFVDRGNARSRHKDQRDDDEASSANPWRKTGGLRLTRNEYHRFCDAQLESYDLATQCPSRRASARKHAARRSIALTALTGTTSLPHSRPQSRTQCTGATESSLSQGPSPNISVNPSPSLSPQPRARQPRRSQTIVEGTKDREDQNEDWQDDKGQKPTLGDMFLDERLSLTLEEIVHIRSVLTKAELESLPVEGRVKEDVEKRRVCFLCLKTRFGLLGPWGQRCRLCERTVCVKCYSKMRIPTEHFAHVPVVLLSPGLLLSPSSSEPDTSKSSWLRGTGAAGSAPASPASRRKDSSLKSVTPSSTPTTTPVLILTPTSTPPSHARRETENQDKRSYKSTGSPANVPSLKAFSSFTSQSSEQRLAAERLRGVSMVVCHDCRIMVIQIIKSSRTTRATIRNNVISRLTLNLSPAYV from the exons ATGTTCTCACTGGGCATGATGATATTCAAAACGCTTGATTTCGGCCTAGATGAACAAGAAGAAAGGCCTTTATCACCGGATTTAGAAGCCCTTATAACATTAATGACAAGTGCCGATCAAG AAATTGAAGGAGAAACGGAAGAACGTCCGCAGGAAACGGACGATGAAGGTATTGAACGTGACTCCAGTGATGCCGATGTAGATGAATTTTCATCGCAAAAAAGTAACGATATGTACGAGGAAAGATCATCGGTGTAttcattaaaaaatgtaatGCAA TTATGTACCAGGCATATGCAAACTTCTATGGAATCTGCTGAAATTCATTATAAGGCTGTAATACGAGCATTGGTAGCAGAGGCTTTGGAACTGTCGCACTTTTTGGATACAGTAGCGGCTGATAAAGTACATGCTAGTCAAAGGGAATCTGTTACTGATGGCAATAAGCAAACCTCGATGTCTGTTCAAAACCTTGATACGTTAGATTTTATCGATTGG ACTGACATTAGGATTTGGAGGGCTATACAA GCAAGATTTTGGGTGCAAGTTATCCAGGAATTAAGAAAAGGTGTAAAGCTAAAAAAAGTGGAAGCTAATTTGGGTTCAAAGAATACTACACGTGGACGTGGAAAGGGAGCTGAGTTTGAATTAACTCCGTATGAAATTTTGATGGACGACATACGAAAAAGGAGGTATCGTTTAAGGAAGACACCATCCCCGACGCCACATTTGCGAAAAGACGCGCATGCTGTCATTCTTGAATTTATTCGGAGTAGACCGCCTTTAAAAAAG GCATCTGAAAGACAGCTGCCACCCTTGCAAAAGGAATGGACTCTCCGGGAATTACTTATGGAGAGTATAAAGAAGCCGCCAAATTTAAGGTCGTCGCGCAATAGATACGTTCCTAAGACCGAAAGAATATCTCTTCAGAGTG ATCAAATCCAAAGTACCGCTGATATCAAGGATAGTGAATCACCTACAGTACCAAAACCTCCTCGAAGGGATTTGGACAACACGAATTCTAcgacaaataaaagaaaagtaatACCTGTAGATTTTGATTTAAAG cTCGATGCGGAAGACGAAGATGATGACGAAGATTACAACGATGAATTGGCAGTAACAAGATTTGAAGAAGAGGATGAAGGATCAAATTACTGGCAACTAAAAGAAGATTACACATTTGTAGATAGGGGTAATGCTCGTAGTAGGCATAAAGATCAAAGGGATGACGACGAAGCAAGTTCTGCTAATCCTTGGCGAAAAACTGGTGGTTTACGTTTGACGAGAAATGAATATCATCGATTTTGTGATGCGCAACTTGAAT CATATGATCTCGCAACACAGTGTCCATCTAGAAGAGCGTCGGCTCGAAAACACGCAGCAAGACGTAGTATAGCACTTACAGCGTTAACTGGTACCACGTCTCTTCCTCACTCAAGGCCACAGAGTCGTACTCAATGTACAGGTGCAACAGAGTCGTCGTTAAGTCAAGGTCCGAGTCCCAATATCAGCGTAAACCCTAGTCCGAGTTTGAGTCCTCAACCGAGAGCAAGACAACCACGACGATCGCAAACCATTGTCGAAGGTACAAAGGATAGAGAAGATCAAAATGAAGACTGGCAAGATGATAAAGGACAG aagCCTACATTAGGTGACATGTTCCTGGATGAAAGACTTTCTTTAACCCTAGAAGAGATTGTGCATATTCGTAGTGTATTAACTAAAGCAGAACTGGAGTCTCTGCCCGTAGAAGGTCGCGTAAAGGAAGATGTAGAAAAGAGGCGCGTTTGTTTCCTCTGCCTAAAAACTAGGTTCGGACTGTTAGGACCATGGGGGCAACGTTGTCGCTTATGTGAGAGGACAGTATGTGTAAAATGTTATTCCAAA ATGCGAATTCCAACAGAACATTTCGCCCACGTTCCGGTAGTTTTATTATCCCCTGGTCTTCTTCTTTCTCCATCATCTTCAGAACCAGATACTAGCAAAAGTTCATGGCTAAGAGGCACTGGTGCAGCTGGATCTGCACCGGCATCACCGGCTTCTAGACGCAAGGATTCATCATTGAAAAGTGTGACACCTTCATCTACGCCTACTACTACACCTGTTTTGATACTTACACCGACTTCCACACCGCCTTCCCATGCTCGTCGCGAAACAGAGAATCAAGATAAAAG GAGTTATAAAAGCACTGGCAGTCCAGCCAATGTGCCATCACTGAAGGCATTCTCCAGTTTCACTAGTCAAAGCTCGGAACAACGATTGGCCGCGGAAAGATTGAGAGGCGTCTCTATGGTAGTCTGTCATGACTGCCGCATTATGGTGATACAGATAATTAAGAGTTCAAGAACAACACGAGCTACGATACGTAACAATGTCATTTCGCGACTTACTTTGAACCTTTCGCCAGCCTATGTTTGA